A section of the Falco biarmicus isolate bFalBia1 chromosome 3, bFalBia1.pri, whole genome shotgun sequence genome encodes:
- the PARP10 gene encoding protein mono-ADP-ribosyltransferase PARP10 isoform X2, producing MAEEGVLEVGAVPPTTQEELVVLYFESRRRSGGGPVRSCQRLGPLLFLTFEDPQDAQNVLARGSHRLGGAELRVRPAPPWDPTRLLLRGPGPQTAPEALEPHLEPLLGRPCSTFSLDRGPGPDWVLLHLRDPITPQEFAAAEQRAQQWELEGATLALLRLPQTTSVLVRADAPELSRDLLELYFENRRSGGSSVQAVRLLPGGQEAIVTFQEPAAAERVLQRSHQLQDIVLVLTPHYPFLEPLEEDMATAVDTVTPPDTATLPDMATPADTATLPDTALAPLPDTVPPAPANPDACPELAEPPALRPVLPLAAFPRRSEDTARDEDVASQGQLQEQIVSTLAGSVQDEVLVPAEPGALRYLQRHYQDLLASIPEVSLLPLEGGDVAGFRVSGETGQCRAAAEFLQSLLGTVGSQSVTLQFPGITRFLWDKGGQSILQQLESRFPCIFDLEGVRWSPLDPQLDLTKLLPPSCHLDTLPAAPCSWHWNLQDGANDADGANDADGDDFCSNIEEIKELLAALRTGEATGDISDVLDREEDRDAKSLATSDGDDSEEMPLGGPGTGMDEEAQMVLAIQRSMDSTWHEEEELARATALSLRSYHREQQAAPSVQEEEDAGLLAALEASLEETLPVADTARVTLFSSFEGDVAAVPQALEQALEGHLHAEEVESERLRALPAACHRCLTFLQRKHAVRLCLRGSTATLHGFAEYTAAAARELALLLQRLPPLEHRPPTAVTTAACWVRWDPSGTAIPYTPEAAVLLEQAWLRREHRLDLLLDGQPFTIDFERMEEYDIGNACTVAISRSKPPTESARRLLGSEVLGLEEEVRLMPLAEDSEEFCDTVHHFYETLEELHNKISIVKYQLKKASMEKTCASGTVERVLFHGTSETSSREICLHGFNRSFCGKNAALYGLGVYFAVHAAVSVQEQYSPCSTDGSKYIFVAKVLTGDYVVGAQGLRAPPLREGAGVPLRYDSVVDNCLQPAIFVIFNDTQAYPQYLITCRRHGPPP from the exons ATGGCCGAGGAGGGGGTGCTGGAGGTGGGGGCCGTGCCCCCCACCACgcaggaggagctggtggtCCTCTACTTCGAGAGCCGGCGGCGCTCGGGGGGCGGCCCCGTCCGGAGCTGCCAGCGCCTCGgccccctcctcttcctcaccttcGAGGATCCCCAGG ATGCTCAGAATGTCCTGGCCCGTGGCAGCCACCGGCTGGGGGGGGCTGAGCTGAGGGTGCGCCCTGCCCCCCCCTGGGACCCCAcccggctgctgctgcggggCCCTGGCCCCCAGACTGCCCCCGAGGCGCTGGAGCCACATCTGGAGCCGCTGCTGGGACGCCCCTGCAGCACCTTCAGCCTGGACCGGGGCCCGGGGCCCGACTGGGTGCTGCTGCACCTGCGGGACCCCATCACCCCCCAAG agtttgcagcagcagagcagcggGCGCAGCAGTGGGAACTGGAGGGTGCCACGCTGGCCCTGCTGCGGCTGCCACAGACCACCAGTGTGCTGGTGCGGGCGGATGCACCGGAGCTGAGCCGTGACCTGCTGGAGCTCTACTTCGAGAACCGGCGCAGCGGTGGCAGCAGTGTGCAGGCAGTGAGGCTGCtgccaggtggccaggaagcCATTGTCACCTTCCAGGAGCCGGCAG CGGCAGAGCGGGTGCTGCAGAggtcccaccagctgcaggacaTAGTGCTGGTCCTCACACCCCACTACCCCTTTCTGGAGCCACTGGAGGAGGACATGGCGACCGCAGTGGACACAGTGACCCCACCAGACACCGCAACCCTGCCAGATATGGCAACCCCTGCAGACACAGCAACCCTGCCAGACACAGCCCTGGCCCCCCTGCCGGACACTgtccccccagctcctgccaacCCAGATGCCTGCCCAGAGCTGGCAGAGCCACCGGCGTTGAGGCCGGTGCTGCCATTGGCTGCCTTCCCCAGGAGGAGTGAGGACACGGCAAGGGATGAAGATGTGGCCAGCCAGGGCCAGCTCCAGGAGCAGATAGTGTCAACTTTGGCAGGTTCAGTGCAGGACGAGGTGCTGGTGCCAGCGGAGCCGGGAGCACTGCGGTATCTGCAGCGGCACTACCAGGACCTGCTGGCCAGCATCCCCGAGGTCTCCTTGCTGCCACTGGAGGGGGGGGATGTCGCTGGATTCCGG GTCAGCGGGGAAACGGGCCAGTGCCGGGCAGCAGCTGAATTCCTACAGAGCCTGCTGGGCACCGTGGGCTCGCAGTCGGTGACACTGCAGTTCCCAGGCATCACCCGCTTCCTGTGGGACAAGGGCGGGCAGAgcatcctccagcagctggagagccGCTTCCCTTGCATCTTCGACTTGGAGGGTGTCCGCTGGAGCCCCCTGGACCCCCAG CTGGACCTGACAAAGCTGCTCCCCCCAAGCTGCCACCTGGAcactctgcctgcagcaccatGCTCCTGGCACTGGAACCTGCAGGATGGTGCCAACGATGCTGATGGTGCCAATGATGCTGATGGAGATGACTTTTGCTCCAACATAG AGGAGAtcaaggagctgctggcagccctgcgcactggtgaggccactgGCGATATCAGTGATGTCTTGGACAGGGAGGAAGACCGTGATGCCAAGTCCCTTGCCACATCTGATGGGGATGACAGTGAGGAGATGCCATTGGGCGGGCCGGGGACCGGGATGGATGAGGAGGCACAGATGGTGCTGGCCATCCAGCGCTCCATGGACAGCACGTGGcatgaggaggaggagctggcGCGTGCCACTGCGCTCTCGCTCCGCTCCTACCAccgggagcagcaggcagcacctagtgtgcaggaggaggaagatgctgGTCTCCTGGCTGCACTGGAGGCCTCCCTGGAGGAAACTCTGCCTGTGGCAGATACGGCACGGGTGACGCTGTTCTCCTCCTTCGAGGGGGACGTGGCGGCGGTGCcacaggcactggagcaggcacTGGAGGGGCACCTGCATGCAGAGGAGGTGGAGAGTGAGCGCCTGCGGGCACTGCCGGCTGCCTGCCACCGCTGCCTGACCTTCCTGCAGCGCAAGCACGCCGTGCGCCTCTGCTTGCGTGGCAGCACTGCCACACTGCATGGCTTCGCTGAATACACTGCCGCTGCTGCCCGTGAACTTGCCCTCCTGCTCCAGCGGCTGCCGCCGCTGGAGCATAGACCCCCCACTGCTGTCACCACTGCTGCGTGCTGGGTGCGCTGGGACCCCTCCGGCACCGCCATCCCCTACACCCCTGAGGCTGCcgtgctgctggagcaggccTGGTTGCGCCGGGAGCACCggctggacctgctgctggaTGGACAGCCCTTCACCATTGACTTTGAGCGGATGGAGGAGTATGACATCGGCAACGCCTGCACCGTGGCCATCTCCCGCAGCAAGCCCCCGACAGAGAGCGCCCGCCGCCTGCTTG GGTCAGAGGTGCTGggcctggaggaggaggtgaggtTGATGCCACTGGCTGAGGACTCAGAGGAGTTCTGTGACACCGTGCACCATTTCTACGAGACGCTGGAGGAGCTGCACAACAAGATCAGCATCGTCAAG TACCAGCTGAAGAAAGCCAGCATGGAGAAGACCTGTGCCAGCGGCACAGTGGAGCGGGTTCTTTTCCATGGCACGAGTGAGACCTCCAGCCGCGAGATCTGCTTGCATGGCTTCAACCGCAGCTTCTGTGGCAAGAACG ctgctctctaCGGGCTTGGCGTGTACTTCGCGGTGCATGCAGCGGTGTCGGTGCAGGAGCAGTACTCGCCATGCAGCACCGATGGCAGCAAGTACATCTTCGTGGCCAAGGTGCTGACTGGGGACTATGTGgtgggggcacaggggctgcgGGCCCCACCGCTTCGGGAAGGGGCTGGGGTCCCCCTGCGCTACGACAGTGTGGTGGACAATTGCCTGCAGCCCGCCATCTTTGTCATCTTCAACGACACTCAGGCCTACCCTCAGTACCTCATCACCTGCCGTCGCCACGGACCCCCGCCCTGA
- the PARP10 gene encoding protein mono-ADP-ribosyltransferase PARP10 isoform X1 yields MAEEGVLEVGAVPPTTQEELVVLYFESRRRSGGGPVRSCQRLGPLLFLTFEDPQDAQNVLARGSHRLGGAELRVRPAPPWDPTRLLLRGPGPQTAPEALEPHLEPLLGRPCSTFSLDRGPGPDWVLLHLRDPITPQEFAAAEQRAQQWELEGATLALLRLPQTTSVLVRADAPELSRDLLELYFENRRSGGSSVQAVRLLPGGQEAIVTFQEPAAAERVLQRSHQLQDIVLVLTPHYPFLEPLEEDMATAVDTVTPPDTATLPDMATPADTATLPDTALAPLPDTVPPAPANPDACPELAEPPALRPVLPLAAFPRRSEDTARDEDVASQGQLQEQIVSTLAGSVQDEVLVPAEPGALRYLQRHYQDLLASIPEVSLLPLEGGDVAGFRVSGETGQCRAAAEFLQSLLGTVGSQSVTLQFPGITRFLWDKGGQSILQQLESRFPCIFDLEGVRWSPLDPQLDLTKLLPPSCHLDTLPAAPCSWHWNLQDGANDADGANDADGDDFCSNIEEIKELLAALRTGEATGDISDVLDREEDRDAKSLATSDGDDSEEMPLGGPGTGMDEEAQMVLAIQRSMDSTWHEEEELARATALSLRSYHREQQAAPSVQEEEDAGLLAALEASLEETLPVADTARVTLFSSFEGDVAAVPQALEQALEGHLHAEEVESERLRALPAACHRCLTFLQRKHAVRLCLRGSTATLHGFAEYTAAAARELALLLQRLPPLEHRPPTAVTTAACWVRWDPSGTAIPYTPEAAVLLEQAWLRREHRLDLLLDGQPFTIDFERMEEYDIGNACTVAISRSKPPTESARRLLGSEVLGLEEEVRLMPLAEDSEEFCDTVHHFYETLEELHNKISIVKVEKLIHPLLYKQYQLKKASMEKTCASGTVERVLFHGTSETSSREICLHGFNRSFCGKNAALYGLGVYFAVHAAVSVQEQYSPCSTDGSKYIFVAKVLTGDYVVGAQGLRAPPLREGAGVPLRYDSVVDNCLQPAIFVIFNDTQAYPQYLITCRRHGPPP; encoded by the exons ATGGCCGAGGAGGGGGTGCTGGAGGTGGGGGCCGTGCCCCCCACCACgcaggaggagctggtggtCCTCTACTTCGAGAGCCGGCGGCGCTCGGGGGGCGGCCCCGTCCGGAGCTGCCAGCGCCTCGgccccctcctcttcctcaccttcGAGGATCCCCAGG ATGCTCAGAATGTCCTGGCCCGTGGCAGCCACCGGCTGGGGGGGGCTGAGCTGAGGGTGCGCCCTGCCCCCCCCTGGGACCCCAcccggctgctgctgcggggCCCTGGCCCCCAGACTGCCCCCGAGGCGCTGGAGCCACATCTGGAGCCGCTGCTGGGACGCCCCTGCAGCACCTTCAGCCTGGACCGGGGCCCGGGGCCCGACTGGGTGCTGCTGCACCTGCGGGACCCCATCACCCCCCAAG agtttgcagcagcagagcagcggGCGCAGCAGTGGGAACTGGAGGGTGCCACGCTGGCCCTGCTGCGGCTGCCACAGACCACCAGTGTGCTGGTGCGGGCGGATGCACCGGAGCTGAGCCGTGACCTGCTGGAGCTCTACTTCGAGAACCGGCGCAGCGGTGGCAGCAGTGTGCAGGCAGTGAGGCTGCtgccaggtggccaggaagcCATTGTCACCTTCCAGGAGCCGGCAG CGGCAGAGCGGGTGCTGCAGAggtcccaccagctgcaggacaTAGTGCTGGTCCTCACACCCCACTACCCCTTTCTGGAGCCACTGGAGGAGGACATGGCGACCGCAGTGGACACAGTGACCCCACCAGACACCGCAACCCTGCCAGATATGGCAACCCCTGCAGACACAGCAACCCTGCCAGACACAGCCCTGGCCCCCCTGCCGGACACTgtccccccagctcctgccaacCCAGATGCCTGCCCAGAGCTGGCAGAGCCACCGGCGTTGAGGCCGGTGCTGCCATTGGCTGCCTTCCCCAGGAGGAGTGAGGACACGGCAAGGGATGAAGATGTGGCCAGCCAGGGCCAGCTCCAGGAGCAGATAGTGTCAACTTTGGCAGGTTCAGTGCAGGACGAGGTGCTGGTGCCAGCGGAGCCGGGAGCACTGCGGTATCTGCAGCGGCACTACCAGGACCTGCTGGCCAGCATCCCCGAGGTCTCCTTGCTGCCACTGGAGGGGGGGGATGTCGCTGGATTCCGG GTCAGCGGGGAAACGGGCCAGTGCCGGGCAGCAGCTGAATTCCTACAGAGCCTGCTGGGCACCGTGGGCTCGCAGTCGGTGACACTGCAGTTCCCAGGCATCACCCGCTTCCTGTGGGACAAGGGCGGGCAGAgcatcctccagcagctggagagccGCTTCCCTTGCATCTTCGACTTGGAGGGTGTCCGCTGGAGCCCCCTGGACCCCCAG CTGGACCTGACAAAGCTGCTCCCCCCAAGCTGCCACCTGGAcactctgcctgcagcaccatGCTCCTGGCACTGGAACCTGCAGGATGGTGCCAACGATGCTGATGGTGCCAATGATGCTGATGGAGATGACTTTTGCTCCAACATAG AGGAGAtcaaggagctgctggcagccctgcgcactggtgaggccactgGCGATATCAGTGATGTCTTGGACAGGGAGGAAGACCGTGATGCCAAGTCCCTTGCCACATCTGATGGGGATGACAGTGAGGAGATGCCATTGGGCGGGCCGGGGACCGGGATGGATGAGGAGGCACAGATGGTGCTGGCCATCCAGCGCTCCATGGACAGCACGTGGcatgaggaggaggagctggcGCGTGCCACTGCGCTCTCGCTCCGCTCCTACCAccgggagcagcaggcagcacctagtgtgcaggaggaggaagatgctgGTCTCCTGGCTGCACTGGAGGCCTCCCTGGAGGAAACTCTGCCTGTGGCAGATACGGCACGGGTGACGCTGTTCTCCTCCTTCGAGGGGGACGTGGCGGCGGTGCcacaggcactggagcaggcacTGGAGGGGCACCTGCATGCAGAGGAGGTGGAGAGTGAGCGCCTGCGGGCACTGCCGGCTGCCTGCCACCGCTGCCTGACCTTCCTGCAGCGCAAGCACGCCGTGCGCCTCTGCTTGCGTGGCAGCACTGCCACACTGCATGGCTTCGCTGAATACACTGCCGCTGCTGCCCGTGAACTTGCCCTCCTGCTCCAGCGGCTGCCGCCGCTGGAGCATAGACCCCCCACTGCTGTCACCACTGCTGCGTGCTGGGTGCGCTGGGACCCCTCCGGCACCGCCATCCCCTACACCCCTGAGGCTGCcgtgctgctggagcaggccTGGTTGCGCCGGGAGCACCggctggacctgctgctggaTGGACAGCCCTTCACCATTGACTTTGAGCGGATGGAGGAGTATGACATCGGCAACGCCTGCACCGTGGCCATCTCCCGCAGCAAGCCCCCGACAGAGAGCGCCCGCCGCCTGCTTG GGTCAGAGGTGCTGggcctggaggaggaggtgaggtTGATGCCACTGGCTGAGGACTCAGAGGAGTTCTGTGACACCGTGCACCATTTCTACGAGACGCTGGAGGAGCTGCACAACAAGATCAGCATCGTCAAG GTGGAGAAGCTGATCCACCCACTGCTGTACAAGCAGTACCAGCTGAAGAAAGCCAGCATGGAGAAGACCTGTGCCAGCGGCACAGTGGAGCGGGTTCTTTTCCATGGCACGAGTGAGACCTCCAGCCGCGAGATCTGCTTGCATGGCTTCAACCGCAGCTTCTGTGGCAAGAACG ctgctctctaCGGGCTTGGCGTGTACTTCGCGGTGCATGCAGCGGTGTCGGTGCAGGAGCAGTACTCGCCATGCAGCACCGATGGCAGCAAGTACATCTTCGTGGCCAAGGTGCTGACTGGGGACTATGTGgtgggggcacaggggctgcgGGCCCCACCGCTTCGGGAAGGGGCTGGGGTCCCCCTGCGCTACGACAGTGTGGTGGACAATTGCCTGCAGCCCGCCATCTTTGTCATCTTCAACGACACTCAGGCCTACCCTCAGTACCTCATCACCTGCCGTCGCCACGGACCCCCGCCCTGA